From Juglans regia cultivar Chandler chromosome 8, Walnut 2.0, whole genome shotgun sequence, the proteins below share one genomic window:
- the LOC109011815 gene encoding auxin-responsive protein IAA9-like, whose translation MSPPLLGVGEEEGRGNVTLMASSSSLDSLCRNSYELKERNYMGLSDCSSVDSSVVSTVADETKSSSLNVKATELRLGLPGSPSPERDPELCLPSSTQLDEKPLFPLHPLNDGHYSSTQKSVASGSKRGFSDAMDGFSEGKYLANSEVKVMLSPRPSSKLGLKAGSVLENLGTQPANTKDVAPPKIVQERPHAAIEPRASHNGSANSNSCAPATKAQVVGWPPIRSFRKNSLTITSKNNDEVDGKMVPGALFIKVSMDGAPYLRKVDLKNYSAYLDLSSALEKMFSCFTIGQYGSHGTLGREVLSESKLKDLLHGSEYVLTYEDKDGDWMLVGDVPWEMFIGTCKRLRIMKSSDAIGLAPRAVEKCRNRN comes from the exons ATGTCTCCTCCACTGCTTGGTGTTGGGGAGGAGGAGGGCCGGGGCAATGTCACTTTAATGGCTTCCTCCTCCTCACTAGACAGCTTATGCCGCAATAGCTATGAATTGAAAGAGCGCAACTACATGGGTTTATCTGATTGTTCCTCAGTGGACAGCTCAGTGGTATCCACTGTGGCTGATGAGACTAAAAGTAGTAGTCTCAATGTGAAGGCTACAGAACTGAGGCTTGGGCTTCCTGGATCCCCGTCTCCTGAAAGAGATCCAGAACTCTGCTTGCCAAGTTCAACTCAACTAGATGAGAAACCCCTCTTCCCATTGCATCCTTTGAACGATGGCCACTACTCTTCTACACAGAAGAGTGTTGCTTCAGGCAGCAAAAGAGGGTTCTCCGATGCTATGGATGGATTCTCAGAG GGGAAATATCTTGCTAATTCAGAGGTAAAAGTGATGCTGTCTCCAAGGCCTTCTTCAAAATTGGGTCTTAAAGCTGGTTCTGTTCTCGAGAACCTTGGGACTCAACCAGCAAACACAAAAGACGTAGCACCCCCAAAAATAGTACAAGAGAGGCCTCACGCTGCTATTGAACCCCGAGCAAGTCATAATGGTTCTGCAAATAGTAATAGCTGTGCTCCTGCTACCAA GGCACAGGTTGTGGGTTGGCCACCTATAAGATCATTTAGGAAGAACTCATTGACTATTACTTCAAAGAACAATGATGAAGTAGATGGAAAAATGGTGCCTGGAGCTCTATTTATCAAGGTCAGCATGGATGGTGCTCCTTATTTGAGGAAAGTGGACCTAAAAAATTACTCCGCATACCTGGACCTGTCTTCTGCACTTGAAAAGATGTTCAGCTGTTTTACCATTG GTCAATATGGATCTCATGGAACTCTGGGCAGGGAGGTGCTGAGTGAGAGCAAACTGAAGGATCTGCTTCATGGCTCCGAATATGTTCTTACATACGAAGATAAAGATGGTGACTGGATGCTTGTGGGTGATGTCCCCTGGGA GATGTTTATTGGTACATGCAAGAGGCTGAGAATCATGAAGAGTTCTGATGCTATTGGCCTAG CTCCAAGGGCCGTAGAGAAGTGCAGGAACAGGAACTAG